Genomic window (Cardiocondyla obscurior isolate alpha-2009 linkage group LG06, Cobs3.1, whole genome shotgun sequence):
AAATAATTACCGATCGTACCTTTCGAACACTTATCGCGTTCCCCGTTTACCGGCAAATTCGCCTCGCGGTCCCCGATGCTACGCGACGTTAAATAAGCGCGTTGTTTCATTCTACCTCGCTACTTTATCGCGATTATCCTCGACGATGAGCGCACAATTTCCATTCTCTCTTGTTCCCCTCGTCATTTGACGAGATCGAAGTTATAAAAGCCACCGGCGGCATCGTTTGTCGTCAGAAGCCCGCCGCGTTTTGCACGCGCTTAGCCCTACATCATTAACGGCAAACAATCATTACGAAACGTCGCGGAGAAAGCGCCGTGGTCGTACAGAAATTCGTGATTGGTGAACGAACGTTCGGGACGATCGGATATAGAATGGGACCGCGTCGTAACAACACTGACATTATTTCAGGTACCAGAGCCAACGGCCTTCTGCATTTGAAGAATGGCGTTGATTATATCAATCCCGGCGAAGAGGACCAGATGGAAATTTACGGGTACGTAGCTCATTGCGTCACATAATTGTAGGTGACTTTTCTCGGTGGTGAATCTCGCAATTTGCTTTAATCTCCGCTTTATTAACGTTACAGTTATAGGCGAAACCGCGTATGGACCGTCATTATCTGGTTCCTGATTGTTATCACCGGAGGTTTCCTGAGGCTGATATTTCACTGGGTGCCCCATTTCATGCTCCTGGCTACTCACATTAAATGCTCTTTGGAGGAGGCGGAAACCGTTTTGCTGATCGAAAAGTTTCAAGGGAAGCATACGAGCTATCACGTGAAAAAATTGCGGAGCCTGACCGCTCAAGAAGTTATGTTAgtgatttcttaaatttattccgTAAACGCtcgatgtttaaaaaaaaaaaaaaaatattaataattattattttaatgtttagtAATAAATCTTGTCAAGAGGAATCTCTAATCGATGAAACATGGGACGGCAGTATAATAAGCAccagagaagaaaaagaaacccaCCCGATGTTATCCGTGCATCTTTGCGGGGGTCAATTCAAACGTAAGCGAATCgatatactttataaaatcTGTACGTTTCAAAttagattaatattataataattaaattttttttttttttaatttagaggTGCCATCCATAACCATCTTCAACTGTAAAAAATTGACTTACGTTTGGGACCAGGAAAGATCGGAATTTCTGAAATTGCGCGGCCTCGACACTGACGTTCTGATATCCACGTTACATCAAGTGCAAGGTCTCACTTTTCAAGAGCAGTACATGAGGTAgaaatcgaatcgtttcagcGCACTTCGGCATTATAACGCGTCAATTGTATGTAAATTAACTGGACGATTTATGTCAATAGGCGCAACGTTTATGGCAACAACGAGATCGTAATTCCCGTGAAGAGCATATTTACGTTACTCTGCCTCGAAGTGCTCAACCCATTTTACGTCTTCCAGCTATTTAGCTTTTGTCTGTGGGTCGCAGATGACTATTATTACTACGCTATGGTCATTCTCGCGATGTCAAGCGCCAGCATTGCGATGGCAGTTTTCCAGACGCGACGAGtgagtcattttttttttatttctcaaaattattatttattacgattattatggcgaattaattttgtctttcttttctttttagaatCAACATAATTTGCGCTCGACGGTTCATTCGTCCGACGTTGCCACGGTTATGCGAGATCGCACGACTGGGGAAACGGCGGTCGTGCCGACCGAACGCTTAGTGCCCGGCGACGTTTTAATCATTCCATCTCACGGATGCGTGATGCCATGTGACGCCGTACTGCTGACTGGCAATTGTATCCTCAACGAATCCATGCTGACAGGAGAATCTGTACCTGTTACGAAAACACCAGTTCCTTCTTCTAACGATGTGATATATAATACCAAAGAACACGCCAGGCATACGCTCTTCTGTGGTACCAGAATTATTCAGACGAGATACTACGGCAGCGAGaaggtaattattattttttattttttcttttttttttaatattttctcttaacgttaaaaatttttttttaaattgtgttACGACGTAGGTACTGGCAGTAGTCATCAGAACAGGTTTCAATACTAGTAAAGGAGATCTCGTGCGATCCATCATGTATCCCCCGCCCGTAGATTTCAAGTTCGAGCAAGATTCATACAAATTTGTCATACTGTTAGCGTGCATAGCCAGCTTGGGCGTTATTTATACCATCGTGACGAAAATTATGAGAGGCGTTGACGGCAGCCACATCACTCTAGAAGCGCTGGATCTCATTACCATCGTAGTACCGCCAGCGCTGCCGGCAGCAATGACCGTCGGACGTCTCGTAGCGCAACGTAGAttggagaaaaagaaaatatattgcacGAGTCCAAGAACAATTAATGTGTCGGGATCAATTGACTGCATTTGCTTCGACAAGACGGGAACGTTGACGGAGGATGGCCTGGACATGTGGGGCGTGGTGAGCGTATCGGACGGGAAGTTTCAGCTGCCGGTCAAGGATATCGCTAGCCTGTCGCTATCAGAGGTTCTTATCGGTATGGTAACGTGTCACGGAATCACCATAATTGATAACCAGCTCGTGGGAGATCCGCTCGATCTGAAAATGTTCGAGTCCACCAGATGGATGCTGGAAGAGCCCGATGTATCCGACACGTCGAAGTTCTCCATGCTTTTCCCGACAATCGTCAGGCCGGCGAAAGATTCCAAGCTTCTCAAGAAACTCCCCAACGATTTAAACGGCACGCTTAGCCGACAAAATTCTATGTCTTCCGATATGATGGATGGTATATCTCTCAATAATTTGCACGACGCTACGTTCAGCGATTCTGCGACGGATCTGGGGGAACAGGGGCTGGAAGTGGGCATTGTTCGGCAGTTTCCCTTCACATCGAGTCTTCAGAGGATGAGCGTAATCACGAGGACATTGGGCGCTAATCACTACGATCTTTACTGCAAAGGCAGTCCGGAAATGATCCTCAGTCTCTCAAGAGCAGAAtccagtaagtttttttttttctttcttttttttatttttatttttattttttttttttttttttttttttttgagttgtgtaatatttaatgcagCTTTCTTTCGCtatcagatttaattattttaatattattaacgcgaacaataattttctctttctttcttgtaGTTCCTTCAGATTTTTCGGCCGTTCTGCAAGAATACACGTCCGAAGGATATCGAGTAATCGCCCTCGCGCACAAGTCTTTGAATCGTCTTCCGTATGCAAAAGTGCAGCGCATAAATCGCGAAGCTGCCGAGACTGATTTGACATTCTTGGCGCTTATAATTATGGAAAACCGACTGAAGCCCGAAACCTCGCCGGTAATCGCCGAATTAAATACTGCTTGCATCAAGACGGTGATGGTGACGGGCGATAACATGTTGACCGCGCTCTCGGTAGCCAGGGACTGCGATATTGTTAAACCAGATACGCCGGTAATCGCTGTTTCGGCGAACCAGCAGAATCAGCTGAAGCCGCAAATCTACTTCACGAAGAGCGATAGCCAGCCGTCGCCGGCTTCACCGAACGGTCAGCCGGATCTCAGCGAAATAACCGACTTAAACAGCGTGGTTAGTTTGGAAACCGTTGAGAGCGGCTCCTTCGGCAACACCAAGCTGGAGAAcgatatcaattatttatcggACGAGtaagtgttttttttattcttatcgcTCCTCGCGACGgggcgcaattaattaattattaaattaccccgggattaaaattaataaacggcgcaaaactaatatattttactttttaatttcagtGTGCAATActcgaaaaataaatacgtcTTTGCATTGACGGGAAAGACGTGGGCATTAATAAAGCAGTATTATCCGGAGCTACTACCCAAAGTGGTTACTCGCGGTGCTATCTTCGCCAGAATGTCGCCCGATGAAAAGCAGCAATTAGTTCAAGAGTTGCAATCCTTAGGATATTACGTTGGtgagtttaaatataaaaatgcatacaccTCCGAAAtatcccgagtggaaatttatctatctaatctgattttgcagctggTGGTTAGGttgcgcagattaaatatatttcttaaaaaagtgACTAGCTTCGTACAAGAAATAAAGTTGTCAttctaaaaaagaagaaacaaaatcCGTCTAGCATCGGTCGTTTCGTCACTGTTCAGCGCGGATCATGTATCTGAATAGATAGATATATACACttttttctccgcgcacttgtttactgttgttgttctgaccttacgcaaagctcgctcgactgTCGAAATCGCCGTGCAAACCGCttctcgccgtccgccgcccgcgcgtcctccaccttgcgaactcgGAACGCGAAATCCgccggccagatgtcaacacacgcacgcactaACATTACCGCGGCGGTCGTCGAGCCCTGCGATCAGATAATTtggcagtcgagcgcgcgttaggTAGGTCAGAACACGCAGTAGAacagtacgcggcgaaaaacgttcaGATATCTAgtttttctagctcgttattaattaataataattatctagcacgccacgagatgaaccacgaattggctgGCTAATTATTAGACAACGGtgggaattaatttccactcaggataatgcatttttttttttttataagtaatgaatatataaataccctttctttttttttcttttttacagcCATGGTGGGAGATGGTGCTAACGATTGCGGCGCGCTAAAGGCGGCTCATACGGGAATATCTTTGTCGGACACGGAATCTTCCGTTGCTTCACCCTTCACCAGCCGCGAAACCAACATCTCCTGCGTTCTTACGGTGATACGCGAGGGCCGTGCCGCGCTGGTGACCTCCTTCGGCATTTTCAAATACATGGCTGCCTACTCGCTCACTCAGTTCATCTCGGTGATGCTTCTTTACAGCATAGAGTCGAATTTGACGGATATCGAGTTTCTGTACATCGATCTCTTCATCATTTCCATATTCGCTTTCTTCTTCGGTCGCACCGAGGCCTACGAGGGTCCGTTAGTGAAAATGGCACCGCTCAACAGCCTCATTAGCACGTCGCCAATTCTAAGCCTGATCACTCAGCTTCTGATCGTCGCGACTTTCCAGTACGCGAGTCTCTGGCATCTGCGGCAGATGCCGTGGTTCGTCCCGTTCAACGCGACCGCGACCGAGGATAAAGACGACGTGGGCTGCTTGGAGAATTACACGGTCTTCATCGTGAGTTCCATGCAGTACATCATCCTGGCGCTCGCGTTCTCCAAAGGGCCGCCGTACAGAAAGAGCCTCTTCACTAACTACGGCCTACTCACTTCCTTCGTTTTCCTCAGCCTCTTCTCCATGTACCTCGCGATATGTCCCTTCGAATGGCTGGCCAATTGGTTCGAGCTTGTGCTGCCCAGCAATCTTGGATTCCGTTTCATTTTGGTTGGCTAcgggataataaatttcgtgaTCGCGATGCTGGTCGAGTATCTGTTCGTGGAATATCTTGTGTTCGGCAAGCTGCGCTATCGCTGGCACAACGTGGACAAATCGCGGCGGAAGTTCCTAGCTATCGAGCGCGACATGGCGCGCGACCTCAAGTGGCCGCCGATCTCCCAAGAGCCGCTGCCAGAAGCGGCCCCGAATTTGTTAATCCGCCAGAACGTCACCGAAATCAAAATCGAGAAGAGGATCACCGAACCGTGCCTGCCCGCCGACACCAGCTTCATGAACAGCTCGCCGATTTGCGCCGGCTTCAAGCACTTCGGATCCGCCCGCGAGGTCACTCTCAATCCCAGATCTCTCTTCGACGACTGTCGAAACACGGTGTCGATGCAGACGGTGCCGCGCTTCGAAGACAAGGACTCGTCGCCGAAGCAGTCCGAGGGCGTCGAGGCCACGGTGAAACGACGGCACAATTCGGAATCGGCGAACGGCATCAATCGTTACGAGAAGCCCTACATGAATCACAATACCAATCCCATTGCCACGCTACCCAGAAATCCTAACGCGACCCTTCAGCCACAAAAGCTGCGGGACTTCAAGGATGTCATGGTGCACAAGAGCGACGATCGAGTGTCGTCGACCAAAAACGTGCTCGAGTTAGATATCCTGCCGTCCTGAGATCCGAAGCACTCGAAAGATCGGTCGAGAGGTAGTTGAGTATCGTGAAATCATCTCGATAggtaattgaattaattaatttgacacATTATTTGTATCTTCGTTTTCAATCGAAGCGTCTCGGGcgtctgtaaaaataattgcgatcGATATAAGGCATAATCTGAAAGGCCTGGATCTCCGGCACGACGATTTCGCGCTTCGAATGCTTAACGATGCACTTGTAATCTCGATTTTCGATAAGCTCTCCTTCCATCCGGTATTTGTGATAGCCAGAATGCGTATTTGATATATCGATTCACGATTACGATTCGTGTTATGTAAAAAGTGAACGGCATTTGACTCAAGCTCCGCGATCAATCGAATTCTGAGTCGGTGTATTTAGTCAGTAATGGTATAGACGACTTGATTAATGTTACTTAAGATGTTTAAGAATAAACCCGATATTAGAACAGCATTAAAGCTGTTTAGTCATTACTTGCGATCTCTAGCTATTTAATTAGactagattattttattacgattatttctttttttttttaattttttttctttcttcaaaaCAACTCTTCTTTCATTtagaagtaattaatatttaatgtgtaATTGTTTCGCATATTACACATATTGCAtatttacgtataatttattacatttattaatgtaaaatttttaataattatttaattttttttttattgtaagtCGCTTTCTAActtagatttatttatatttcgacTCAGGCCAGGGTCCCTTTTGACCCATTTCCCCCGCATCCCCTAgtcctcttcctcccccccctcGTCTTATTAGTAACCGGAAGCGGAAAagtattattgttatttatctCTGCAAGTGAGAAGTGTGAACTGTATATTGTACATTACACGAAGGAGAGAATCCTCTGGATAGAGCGCAGTGTACTATGTTTTAAAtagttaattacattttaaatggAGTGTAGCTGATCCCGCGCACTTGCTGCAGGATCTTAGAATGAACTTTGAAAACAAATCTGCGTGATAATAACTTTTTCACTGcgattcaaataaaaaaaaaaaaagaaatatttaattaagtattttcTAAGCTTGGCTAAATTTAAGCTAAGTTGCAACTTAATAATTCTACGAAATATGTGCGTTATACTAATACgaaagttaatattattaacggaAATTAACTACCTTGGCCGCTTTTCCCCGAgcacttaatttattttccgatGCATTTCTATGTCTCCGAGTTTTGTTCGTATTTGTTCGAGCCGCATAAatgtacataaataatttattgtccACTTATAGGCACGCATTGCATTTTATGCCAagatttaagaaataacgATCGCGGATCAATGAATACAGATAGGAATTAATTCGTTGCCGCTATCGTTAAATTCATCTCGAGAGTCATTCCATTGAAGAATTCGACTTAAATTTGAGAGATGACGTTGTGCGAAGGGCTTGATGGTTCGGAACAAAATGCATAATTAAGcgtattgtattaaataatgaaattatctTAAACATACGacgttattatataaaactgGCTAAATCAATATCGATAAACTACGAATTATCGTCGTTTGAAGCCAACTACGTATCGTTAAATTATTGCATCAGGATAATAAAACATGTACTTACTGGATATGCGCATATATAAGATACTTAATTGCGTTGGTTTCATTCTGCAATGCTATAGTGTTCGTGTTGAAAAGTAGCAactgtgaaataaaatatgtttttaatgtAACCTGCTCATCAATTTCCTTGGGTTATTTTtgctgtaataaaattaattaaagtcaaaagaataaaatataagtaaggCAAGTAGTGTATTGCTGCAAAAGTGCAAgaggaaaaatgtaaaatcaaaaacaaaatatttattaagcaCAAATTCATACGTATATCATACATGCTTAATTTACAATACATTCACATCGTTATAATTACAACACACTTGCGCCACCCGCTAGTGTCAATAGAAATACTTATATCGTATTATACTTATCAGGGAAcgtcaattatttattcgttcgTGAAACAATATCggtaaaaatacaaaattattacgcttaaaaaaaagaaatggattTCAAATTGTTTTCAATCACTGCAACATTCCCGTAAAGTATTGTAAAATGGCTTTAATTCCGTTACACGTGGCTCGGCTCTTTAAAAGTCATCTTAAATTTATCATCTCGTTAAACACTCCTTGCCCTCGCGTCAAATCGCCTTTCTGATCGTGATTACGACGTTGGAAATCCATTCTCAAAACCCGAAAGATATCCGAACGTTGTGTCATGCAAAGTTCACGGCTCGGAAGGATCCTCCTGAGAGCGATCCTTCCGCAGTCGGGGACGCGCTACGAATTTATAACGTACGTTATCCAGTCGACGGTTTTCGCCACGCGATGATAGATTCCCGGTTGACCTGGCTGGGCGCAGGAATAACCCGCGGAAACGATACCGATAAGGTACCACCGGCCAGTTTTCTCCAGCATCAATGGACCACCGCTGTCGCcctgataattaaataattagtattCCCGAGGAAAAGCGCGCCGGGacaggaggaagaagaaaaaggaaatcgCGAACCGACTCATCGTTCAAACAGTACGCACCCATGATGACGAAACCCGCTTACCTGACACGAATCCTTACCGCCGCTACGGTAACCGGCGCACATCATCTCGTCATAAATGACGACGTTAATGCCATTGGACCGATGCCATCGCTCACAGAGGCGATTATCAATCACGGGCACGTCTACAGCCTGCAGCGTCTTAGGTCGCAACCTAGaacctaaaaaaataaaatagcaatatttcaattaattttcatcatttttaatgtaatattaaagtaaagcAGAATTGAGTGTAATTGAAATTATCGTTAAACGTAagataactttttcttttaaagcaatttttaaaaggcTACCTGCTTGTAAAGCACCCCACCCTGCAGCCCAACCATATTGCCCCAGAAAATCTTCGTTTTTCTCTGGCAGACATATGGGAGCTATATGAGGCATGTAATGAACCGGACGGTCCAAACGAAGCACAGCCACGTCGAAtctaataaatgaaataaaacacGTAAAATCGCACTCGAGAAATTAAcgttctttaaataaattatataaaaaaaacgcgcaaGACGCACCTGTCCGCCTGCGGTGTAAATTTGAAGTAAGGATGTACTCTGATTTCCCGTACTCCAAAAGTATAAGCCGGCAAAGATTCACTCGCGGAATTAACCACGTAATCGCCGAGAGTAACTTGGACTTGTCGCGCCGACGCTCTAACGTAcgagaaatttaatcaattaaaataatcgactGAAATTAATACTCcattttatacttatatttaatattcgataACGTGGGCGTTagacaaatttatttctcactCACTTTGCAACGCAGTGTCCAGCGGTGACAACGTGAAACCGATTGACCAAAGTACCGCCGCATCTGCTAGAGCCGATCCGTATGTAAGCCTATTAAGACAAGATATGGCGTTAACGACATGCTGGAAACCCGCACTGACGGGTCTCGCTTTATTATCGTGCCTGACCTGCCACGGAAAGCTGCCGAAGCCggcgtcgtcgccgccgacgATCCTCCTCTGCGCGATCTGTTTCGAGACGACCGGTATGCCGCAACCTGTAAAACGCAATTGCCTGGATTCGCGTGCAATTAAAGTGTCGCCGTTATAATTAAAGCGTGGCCGGTCGGGGCCTAATTATTTGGCGTAACGTAGTTGCGCTAGAGGTTGCCAAATTTTTCCTGTTCTGAAATAGAACGGCAGGCGTGAGGTAAATTAATTCCGCAGAAGCGGCAGAGCCCTcgtagatattaattaaagtattactCGTGTACGCGAAGTGGCGTTAACCGCGAAAGGGAGCGACGAGTAAGGCGACTC
Coding sequences:
- the Anne gene encoding polyamine-transporting ATPase 13A3 isoform X2, translating into MSATNGTRANGLLHLKNGVDYINPGEEDQMEIYGYRRNRVWTVIIWFLIVITGGFLRLIFHWVPHFMLLATHIKCSLEEAETVLLIEKFQGKHTSYHVKKLRSLTAQEVINKSCQEESLIDETWDGSIISTREEKETHPMLSVHLCGGQFKQVPSITIFNCKKLTYVWDQERSEFLKLRGLDTDVLISTLHQVQGLTFQEQYMRRNVYGNNEIVIPVKSIFTLLCLEVLNPFYVFQLFSFCLWVADDYYYYAMVILAMSSASIAMAVFQTRRNQHNLRSTVHSSDVATVMRDRTTGETAVVPTERLVPGDVLIIPSHGCVMPCDAVLLTGNCILNESMLTGESVPVTKTPVPSSNDVIYNTKEHARHTLFCGTRIIQTRYYGSEKVLAVVIRTGFNTSKGDLVRSIMYPPPVDFKFEQDSYKFVILLACIASLGVIYTIVTKIMRGVDGSHITLEALDLITIVVPPALPAAMTVGRLVAQRRLEKKKIYCTSPRTINVSGSIDCICFDKTGTLTEDGLDMWGVVSVSDGKFQLPVKDIASLSLSEVLIGMVTCHGITIIDNQLVGDPLDLKMFESTRWMLEEPDVSDTSKFSMLFPTIVRPAKDSKLLKKLPNDLNGTLSRQNSMSSDMMDGISLNNLHDATFSDSATDLGEQGLEVGIVRQFPFTSSLQRMSVITRTLGANHYDLYCKGSPEMILSLSRAESIPSDFSAVLQEYTSEGYRVIALAHKSLNRLPYAKVQRINREAAETDLTFLALIIMENRLKPETSPVIAELNTACIKTVMVTGDNMLTALSVARDCDIVKPDTPVIAVSANQQNQLKPQIYFTKSDSQPSPASPNGQPDLSEITDLNSVVSLETVESGSFGNTKLENDINYLSDDVQYSKNKYVFALTGKTWALIKQYYPELLPKVVTRGAIFARMSPDEKQQLVQELQSLGYYVAMVGDGANDCGALKAAHTGISLSDTESSVASPFTSRETNISCVLTVIREGRAALVTSFGIFKYMAAYSLTQFISVMLLYSIESNLTDIEFLYIDLFIISIFAFFFGRTEAYEGPLVKMAPLNSLISTSPILSLITQLLIVATFQYASLWHLRQMPWFVPFNATATEDKDDVGCLENYTVFIVSSMQYIILALAFSKGPPYRKSLFTNYGLLTSFVFLSLFSMYLAICPFEWLANWFELVLPSNLGFRFILVGYGIINFVIAMLVEYLFVEYLVFGKLRYRWHNVDKSRRKFLAIERDMARDLKWPPISQEPLPEAAPNLLIRQNVTEIKIEKRITEPCLPADTSFMNSSPICAGFKHFGSAREVTLNPRSLFDDCRNTVSMQTVPRFEDKDSSPKQSEGVEATVKRRHNSESANGINRYEKPYMNHNTNPIATLPRNPNATLQPQKLRDFKDVMVHKSDDRVSSTKNVLELDILPS
- the Anne gene encoding polyamine-transporting ATPase 13A3 isoform X1; translated protein: MPPTPNKLNLSFTRNAYTVFGSRSATTANEHQREQKTELLEGTRANGLLHLKNGVDYINPGEEDQMEIYGYRRNRVWTVIIWFLIVITGGFLRLIFHWVPHFMLLATHIKCSLEEAETVLLIEKFQGKHTSYHVKKLRSLTAQEVINKSCQEESLIDETWDGSIISTREEKETHPMLSVHLCGGQFKQVPSITIFNCKKLTYVWDQERSEFLKLRGLDTDVLISTLHQVQGLTFQEQYMRRNVYGNNEIVIPVKSIFTLLCLEVLNPFYVFQLFSFCLWVADDYYYYAMVILAMSSASIAMAVFQTRRNQHNLRSTVHSSDVATVMRDRTTGETAVVPTERLVPGDVLIIPSHGCVMPCDAVLLTGNCILNESMLTGESVPVTKTPVPSSNDVIYNTKEHARHTLFCGTRIIQTRYYGSEKVLAVVIRTGFNTSKGDLVRSIMYPPPVDFKFEQDSYKFVILLACIASLGVIYTIVTKIMRGVDGSHITLEALDLITIVVPPALPAAMTVGRLVAQRRLEKKKIYCTSPRTINVSGSIDCICFDKTGTLTEDGLDMWGVVSVSDGKFQLPVKDIASLSLSEVLIGMVTCHGITIIDNQLVGDPLDLKMFESTRWMLEEPDVSDTSKFSMLFPTIVRPAKDSKLLKKLPNDLNGTLSRQNSMSSDMMDGISLNNLHDATFSDSATDLGEQGLEVGIVRQFPFTSSLQRMSVITRTLGANHYDLYCKGSPEMILSLSRAESIPSDFSAVLQEYTSEGYRVIALAHKSLNRLPYAKVQRINREAAETDLTFLALIIMENRLKPETSPVIAELNTACIKTVMVTGDNMLTALSVARDCDIVKPDTPVIAVSANQQNQLKPQIYFTKSDSQPSPASPNGQPDLSEITDLNSVVSLETVESGSFGNTKLENDINYLSDDVQYSKNKYVFALTGKTWALIKQYYPELLPKVVTRGAIFARMSPDEKQQLVQELQSLGYYVAMVGDGANDCGALKAAHTGISLSDTESSVASPFTSRETNISCVLTVIREGRAALVTSFGIFKYMAAYSLTQFISVMLLYSIESNLTDIEFLYIDLFIISIFAFFFGRTEAYEGPLVKMAPLNSLISTSPILSLITQLLIVATFQYASLWHLRQMPWFVPFNATATEDKDDVGCLENYTVFIVSSMQYIILALAFSKGPPYRKSLFTNYGLLTSFVFLSLFSMYLAICPFEWLANWFELVLPSNLGFRFILVGYGIINFVIAMLVEYLFVEYLVFGKLRYRWHNVDKSRRKFLAIERDMARDLKWPPISQEPLPEAAPNLLIRQNVTEIKIEKRITEPCLPADTSFMNSSPICAGFKHFGSAREVTLNPRSLFDDCRNTVSMQTVPRFEDKDSSPKQSEGVEATVKRRHNSESANGINRYEKPYMNHNTNPIATLPRNPNATLQPQKLRDFKDVMVHKSDDRVSSTKNVLELDILPS